Sequence from the Ailuropoda melanoleuca isolate Jingjing chromosome 10, ASM200744v2, whole genome shotgun sequence genome:
GTTGTGTCTGCAGCAGAATCCCATTGAAAACGACACCAGAAGAGCCCCGCAAGAGGGCATCCCTGCCTTTCATCGGGAAGGTCTGCCAGTGATAATTacagctttcctttcttctctcctttgggTAGAAAAATCCACCCATGGGAAATTTGCTAAGCCCTCAGAGCTCAGGGTTAGTACTGACAGTGGGTGGCACTGGGTGGCTATGGCTCCCTGGCTCACTTGTTTGTTCTTCCACTTCGAGAAAAGTAAGAGGGTTTTATGGTGAGTTTTAAGGTAATGCGTTGAACAGAATGCCcaattaaatatcttataatgCTGTAATTGGAAATAAGtcataaactaaaaaaatttcaCATGCCAAAGCTTTGTCCTAAAGAGTTGCAAAAAGCTAAGAGTAGATAGAAGGGCCTGTTGTGCCCTAGATAAGAGCCCCCTCCGCTCCTGGCTCTGGCGAAGAAGCCTGTGTGACCTCAAGGTATAACTTGAATGAATCCGTGACCCGGATGCCAGTGTCCTTATCTGTGGAAGGTAAAGGGTGGGTCAGATCTTCACTAAGCTCTCTTTagctctaaaattctgtgatGCTGAGccaaattaagatataatttctGTACAGATACATTCCTGCCCCAATCTCAAAGACATAATTTCCTGTGCAGTTGATAAAGCAGAATATTTACCACCCAGTTGAAGgtaacatttccatcatcccgaAAAGTTCCTCGTGTCCCTTCCCATTCGATACCCACTCCCCAGAGTAATCACTGTTCTAACTTCTGTCACCACAGATGAGTTTGACTTgttcttgaatttcatataaatgacaCCAAACAATATATACTccttttttatttgacattttttgctcaacattatggCAGATTCATTCGTGTCATGTTTAtcagtggtttttcttttttgttgtgtgGTTTCTGTTGTaatggatatactacattttgtttattccttttactgATGATCTTTgatagtttccagtttggggctattagaAATCAAACCGTTGTAGATGTTCTTATACAAGACATTTTATGGGCATATGTACTCATTTATCTCGGGTATACCCTTAGGAGGGGAGTTGCTGGGTCCTGGCACACATTTAACTTTATCGGAAAGTGCCAACCAGTATTCCACGGTGCCCGTACTGTTCTGAGTTCCTGCCAGCAGCGTGTGAGGCTTCTGTTCTTGCCCACGGTTGCCCTGTCATTGTTAGAAgataattttatccattctggtGGGCATGTCGGGGTATCAACGATCTCTAGTGATTCTTGCTGCTAACCAGTTTTTCATATGCTTAGTGGCCATTTGGATCTcttgtgaagtgtctgttaaatTTTTGCCCGTTTTTTattaagttgtttttctctcatcAAGTTGTAAGAGTCTTTATGGATTCTAGCTATGAGTCTTTTGGCAGAGATACGCAGTGCCACGTACGTGATCTAACATAATACGAATTTCTTCTCTTAGGATTAGTGTTTTTCGTGTCCTGTTTCGGAAGTCTTTGTCCACCCTTAGGTCATAAAGACATTCTTAAGTTCTTTTCCAGAAACTTTGTAGTTTTAGCTTTCATACTTCAACCTcagattaatttttgtgtatggtgtggaTTTTTCGCATATAGATAACCAGCTGCTCaagcaatttgatttttttcatctttattctaaGCTTGTTgaaattgcaaataaaattatgaactttCCTACACTTCTACAGTGTTTCAGCTTTTCCCATTAATTAAGAGAGAACAATTTAACACGTAAGCAACCAAATCCTTCACctgtaaatgtacttttaaagttCCTGGATGCGGTGGTCTCTGGAGCTggtcctccttccttctgtctttccctgTGTTGAGTCCTGAGTGCAGCAGCCGGACTAGCTGTCCTTGTACAGAGTTTTCATTAGCTCGGTCCTCCCGTCCCCCCATACTTTTGGAGCCCTCAGTAACGTATCAAGCTTTCAAGCAGTATACGTGAGGCTCGGTGCTTTTCTCTCGTTGACTGCCATTGACCTTAACATACTTGTTTTTGTGGCGCTCTCTGTGGGGTAGACTGGCATTAACACATATGTCCCCGTGTTACaaacagaagaattaaaaaccaggggcacctgggtggcacagcggttaagcgtctgcctttggctcagggcgtgatcccagtgttctgggatcgagccccacatcaggctcctccgctatgagcctgcttcttcctttcccactccccctgcttgttttccctctctcgctggctgtccctatttctgtcaaataaataaataaaatctttaaaaaaaattaaaaaaaaaagaagaattaaaaaccaGGTATAGAATGTAGGATCAGAAGGCAGCAGAAAAACTGTAGACCCACAGATTTGATTTAAATATGACAGCTGGTGAAAGGCTAGATAAgtgttgaaatcctaacattGCAGTAGGAATTGTGAAATCATTGTGGCCTTAAGGTGAAAAATGGCTCTTCCCACCTGCTAGTTTCCCACATGCAGAAGGCGTGTGGACATTTCTAAACTTACCTATTAGTCCATAGAAAGTGAACCACATTTAATTCTCTAGGGTTCCTTATAAATGAATCACTTGGTCTAATCTCaccatattatttttaagattttatttatttatttgagagacagagagcgcacacagcagggaggagagggagaagtaggctccctgctcaccccacatggggctcgatcccaggacccctgagatcatgacctgagatgaaggcagccgcctaaccgactgagccacccaggcaccatatttttaaacatatattactTGATATGCagttctgttcttctttcttcataTTCAGAAGGCAAGAGTAGGCAGGAGAGGCTTAGACAAAGGGGACTGGTCCCCGGGAATGTGGCACCCACAGAGGCCACCAGCACACAAAGGAGAGGGCCATGGCAGTGGGCACCTCCCCCACTTGTGGGGCCTGACCCTCCTGGCCTTGTCTCTACAGGATCAACATTGAGGCCCGGAAGTCTCCCAAGCTGTCCCGGGCTGCTCAGGAGATGTCCAGGTCTCCCCGGTTGCCGATGCGCAAGCCCTCCATTGGCTCGCCCAGCCTGACACGAAGAGAGTTTCCCTTTGAAGACATCACTCAGGTAGCACCTGGGGTCTGGGGCAGTCCCATGTGTCTGATGCTCCcctgcccttcttcccctcctcagTGTGTGCTTGATGGGGGCTGAGCCCTTGGCATGTCACACCTGCACTCGCCACCCAGTCTCCATACCTGTTGCTGCCGTTCCCGTTCCAGACACAGGGCATAGAGAACCAGAGCCCTGTTTGCCTtcctcaccccccccccgccctcagGCAGGCCCCAGTACCTCCAAATCGCCCAGGACCTCCTTCCCACCGCAGACACCCCCCTGTTGCCACATGAGTCTTTTCACAGACAGCTCTGGTTGAGACCCACacttctccctgctgctcccttcaGCCACTTCTGACCGTTTGGTGACTCTTGGTGTCCACAGGAGCCAGTCCCTAGTGGCGGCCACACAATCTGGCACTGCCTGTCTCTCCATCCTGGGCCCCTTGATGCCCTCCAGGTGCCGCAGCCTCACTGTCGACTGGCCTCTTTCTTTGTTTGTGCGCTTCCTGTGCCTGGGTCACCAGGGTCACCTGGCTTACCCTCTCTGTCCCCTTTTTGCTTCTGCCAGCACTCTTCCAGATAGAACTTGTCATGAAGGCTTCCTTCCCTGAGTCAGCCCCAGCGATCCCAAAGCATCTTGTTTGTAACTGCTTTATAACATTTCTCAGTGACCTCCTTGTCTGCAAATAATTATAAGCCTCCATTGGGTTATAAGCTCTTTGAGGAgctgtattttattcatctttattattgctcttcacacacatatacacacatggcTTAAGCATACTGATAATTTTTTACAATGTTTTTGGTTGAATTGAATGAGGAAACAGATAATCGGGTAGTTTGGGGACACACCGGTATCAGTGCAACTGGTGTTTCCAGGAGAAATAGCGAGGATAGAAATAGATCCAGAGTAGGTATACCCTCTCTAGTTCGGTGactggagggaaaggagaggtgaAGGAAAACGCACCCAGAGCACCTTTGTGGCCTTTTTAACCTACGCACATGTGGACACACTGGAACACATCTCCTCACCCCCGACCTGTGAATCTTGGCTCAGTGAACCACCATCCAGAAACACGTGCTTGACATGTTCTCGTTAGCTTTTGGTCTTAGAAAGGGTTAAACGATACAGAGAATGAGTATTTCCAGCACTGCCCACCTGTGACTTTTTTAAGCAGAAGTGTTAACATTCTTAGTTCCTAAGTGCTcgatagaaaataggaaaatagattgtgattctttttttcctttttttcctccccacagCACAACTATCTTGCTCAGGTCACGTCTAATATCTGGGGAACCAAGTTTAAGATTGTGGGCTTGGCTGCTTTCCTGCCAACCAGCCTCGGTGCAGGTAAAAACCATGACCTCTTCTCCGCCTGCTCTCCCTTTGGAACTGAGACTACAAAGACAATTCAGATGAGCTCTTATGGCACCAAAAGATTAGCGTGTACTTTATTTACCTCCAAACCTTGACTCTACCCACTGTGATTTTGCAAAAATAAGAATGACTACTCAGATTGGTTTTTTGCCAGcagagctttcatttttttttttttttatatataagtcCTGACTTATGAAAAGACAGAGCCAGCTGCAGTCTCTAACAGAGATTTGATAGGTTTCTGATGATTGTGATTTCTGGCCTTTTGCTGTGGGCAGGTTTTACCAGGGTCTTTAGGTTCTTGAGTCAGCGGGAAGTTGAAGAGAAAGCGTTAAAGACTGTAAGGAGCTGGTTGACTGTTAGTACAGCTCTGTGGGGCAGATCCTTATAGATTTCACCTAGAGTCCCAGATAAATACCCTCTCCGTCAGAAGTTTAAGACACCGAGGAAAACAACCAAGGGAGTAAAAGCTGGGCTAGAACCCAGCATTTGCGTTCTTTCTGTACTTCTGCTTAAATGAGTAGTACTAACGTGTCATGTTTACCCGGGGACAGTGAAGGAATGAAGTGACAGAAGGTCCTTTTCAGAGCAGCTTCATGACAATAAGCACATCCCCAGGGGGGCTGCGGACACGTGCTGCCCCCTAGCCTTACTATTGCCTCATCATTTGGCACGCACACCTCTCTCTGGAAGGCCGGGCTTGCCTGTGGGTGGGGGTCCCATCTTGAATGGCTCTGCGTAACCTACTAaaaatggtttttgaaaaattctgCATCTGCCTGCTGGAATTGTTTCAGACACGGTTAGATCCTTTCAGTTAAATAATTTTTGCAAAGCAGATGTTAAAAAGACCTATGCCATGCATGTGTCTTCAGAGGCTTATTAAGTTGTGCTACATTCAGATTTTTCATTGTGAGGTTTCTcaactcaaagaaaaagaataaaagtaaaacataaaactgaCTTAGAAAATAACAATAGGCTGTTCCTGCACATAGTGCAGAGAAATCTCTCATAATACCTTCAACCCCCTGGGAAGGCCCTGACGACCGGGGAAGTGTGTTCTTCAGTAAAGCAGCTGTGCCCTGCTGACGCACACGCAGATTCTAGCAACCGCGCTCTGAGTGTCCTGTTGCCCCATCCGTGGTTGAGAACTGAGCCATCTGCCTACAGTTCACACTGAAAAGAGGAATGAAGTTCTAATGcatcttttccttctggataTTAAATAGATCCACACATAAGTCAgcaaggaccttgagatgggagaACCTGTAAGTGCCCTCAAGGTACATGGTGCTCCAGTGTGAGGAGTTCAAGTGCCCAGGATAAAAGCTTTCTGTAGGAATGTCCTGATCACAGACCATTTAAAGAAAAGAGGTTTTAGCTATTACTATTCTATCTGTCAAGCTAAGAGAATTTTCCACTTGATCCTATCTCTTGGATTCTAGAAGACGTGTAAGTTACATGACGCCCTATTAAATAATCTTGGGCATtctaatggattttaaaagtgagtactgttgcatatattttatatcggataatttgtttctttcaattaGAATTCCCTAGCccatgaaagtttatttttgactttttgctttctcaatttaaaaaaataaagaataaattccaaattcaAAAGATTTGAAGCAGTATACAGTAAAACTCTCTCTCATCGTCACCTCtgcccacctttttttttccccctggaggcaactgatgttatttttttaattcctcctgAGATTTTAAGTTTTATCTCTTTTAGCAATCTGAACAACAAAGAATAGCACTttaatgcattaatttttatGCTGTAGAGAACCATCCAGAATTTTTAAGccaaaattcatattcttttgtGGGCAAGAGAGATGAACACATGAATAAGGCCTGAGTCTTATTGGAAAAGTCATCTTAGCCCAAACCAGCCCAAGCGCTAGCCTGACAGAGGCATTTCATCAGAGAAGGCCTACTGGACCTCAGGAGTGAGAGCCGGTCAGCCACTGGGTGTTAGTGGGGACAGCTGTGGAGACGGAGCTGTCCTAACCAAAAAATGAGAGTAGCAGTAATAATTCAAGAAGTTCTGCTTACCTCACAGGAAGAGCATTAAGCATAAAACAAAGTTGATCCTGACTTTAACCTGCTGTGAAACCTAAATTCAGATTCTTCGTTTTTAACCAATTTTGTCTCCTCTAAGTATTTCAGTTGCCATCCAAGCATTGTCTTAAACGTCCCTATGGATCAAATAAAACCTTAGCATGTAGAGGAATGGAAGTTCTCTAAATCTCTGTTCCAGTCACGAAGTTGAAGTTGAAAGTCAGGAAGACAAGAATCCGGTCCTGAGTAAGGGCAGTGTTTTATTCTGATCTGACCCATGTCACCTGGGTTGCCTGAGATCCCCCCTGAGCTTGGCAGTCTGCTTATCACAACTGTTTTAACTAAATTAGAATTCTGATCACaaatgaggctttaaaaaaacatatttatccTATCCCAGCTCATTCCAGAAAAGCATTTAAGTCTAGGACAGgtttttgacatttgaaaatatgtGGTTCTGTAGACACACCACTTGGCCAAGTGTTTGGGCTAGACAGAGAATTTGCTGTTAGGGAATCCAAAGCATGGCTGGGGTGGCCAGTGGTGTGTGGGAGGGAGACGAAGGGCTGCTGTCAGACTCTCCCCTGCCTTTTGATGGCAGAGACACCGCAGCcccatttttcttcctgtgaCTCTGCTGGCGCCTTGGCTGTCCTTGTGCACATCTCTGCTAACagtgcttttctccttcctcccagtAATCTATAAAACCAGCCTCCTGCATCTCCAGCCACGGCAGATGACCATCTATCTCCCGGAGGTTCGGAAGATTTCCATGGACTATGTTAATTTACCTGTCTTCAACCCAAATGTTTTCAGTGAAGATGAAGATGACTTACCAGGTGTGTTCTTAGGGGATCGTGACGGGGACAGAGTGGTAAGTAATGGAGAATTACAGCATGTCAGTCCGTGCCTGCTGCCTCAGGTTTGGAAAACGTACAACTTCCTCGGTGGGTGTAGTGAAAGGTCGTACTGTCACtggtttggggaggaggggagctacCAGAGCAAGGATGATGAAGGTGACCATGACACCTCATGTCCACAGAGCATTCTACCATCTAGTTTTATCTTCACAGTGGTCCTTAGTCATGTGCCCAGTTAGAGAAGTTAACAAGACTGATGAGAACTCCACAAAAATCAGAACTGAAACTGGCTGTCGTTGGCCCTAGGCTAGCCCTCATCCTTTCAGCCCCTGTTTAGAGAGCGGCGTCACTCCCGTGGTCCTGTGGCGCCCACAGAGCCCAGTGTCTCAAACCCGCCCTGTCTCCAGGACAGAAAGCCTTTACGTTTCTCCCAGGGTACAACGCACAGCTCAGTGTACAGAAACCTGGTCTGAGTTAAAGGTGAATTCTGGCACAAGCTTTTAAAATCCCAGTTTCCAAATTTTCAAGTATCTATAGCttcttaaattaatttaaatgttttctacgGGGGAAGGGACCCTATTTTGATTAACAGAGTAGAATGATTTCTAAGTAGTCTGCTGGTTATTTCCATGTAACTGTTCTCAAAAATACTTAcctgtaattttataaatatgaagacTTCTCTACTTAGAACCAAAAAGGGTTCTGAAAGAGGAATCCTACATGGGCCACTGACTTCTCCTGTATCTGGTGGTTCTGGAACAGAGGGGCTATGGTCCTCGCCATGGGACAGGGAAGGACACATGGACCAGCGCAGACTCTGaactttgggggaggggggacggtTGTTTACCTTCTCTTCGCCCAGTTGTTTACCTTCTTCACAGGTTTTTGCCTATAAAATTATTTGTACAGTACTTTCTGACAGTAGCCGTCCTTGGTTTTCTGATGGTTATAGCTCTCCTCATAGGTGGAGCAGGTGTTCTAGACTAGTGAAGTCCTAATAGGCAAGGCTCTGCAACCACATAAACCTGCCGTGTGGTGCAGCCTCACGCACTTGAGCTTTATAGCACATCCCCTGCAATTTCAGAATCTTGGATTTAGAGGTATCTTTTACACTTTGAAAATAACACCCTCCCCGAGCTCCCAGAATGTGACTAATACAGCTCCCCTAATGCTCACCttttgctgctgctgttcctgGCTGGCCTTCTGGTCGGGGGGGAGAATTTTGTCTCAGGGCTTGCACTTAATGCTGGTGACAGACTCTTCTCTTTAGCAGGGAAGACACCTGCCCTCAGTACTCTGTGCTGATGGGTGAACATCTGGGGGAGGGATCTGAGCAGGAATCATAAAACACTTGAGACAGGACCCAGATTCATGCAGCCAGGAGATAGTTATATCTCACACTAGAGGGCCCCGGGGAAGGGGGGGTCTGTGTCTGGAACCAAGGGTGGgccttagcttttttttaaagatttatttatttatttatttatttgagagagagagcatgagtggggtgcagcaggcagagggagagggagaagcagattccctgctgagcagggagccagacgtggggtcaatcccaggaccctgggatcgtgacctgagccaaaggcagacgctcaacccactgagccacccaggcaccccggactTAGCTTTTGATGAACTAGCTGCCTTCATTCTGTGGTTCTGGTAAAAGGTCAGACAGCCTTTACAATTAGCTAGTTAAATCCTGTTTCCTGCTCATATACTAGTTGCCACATAGCAGCACTTAAAGGCCCAAATAAGCAAACTTGCCAGTGCTCAATGGTACTTTTAAACAGGGCAGTCTAAGACAGTGGTTCTGAGCCCCTGCCTGTGGTCTGTAGATCATTGTTCAGATTCTTGCTTCATTAAATTCCCTCTTCATACAAATAGGTTATATTTACAGGGTTTTACAGAGGGGGGGCTGTACCTTACATACTGTTCGAAATGCTGAAAAGCAGATAAATTAGGAACTGATCCTTCCCTAATAATGCTTATTTGCTAGAAGATTCTTTTCATTGGTATCTCTACTACATTttacatggttttatttatagAAACTTAATTATGTACAAATTTTACATACATATCTGCTGCATAACACTTCCCATATTAACCAATCCGTAATTGTGAATAACCCTACTCAGACCCTGGGCATTATGAGTGCTCAGTGGAGTGTCATGCTGTACCATACATGGCTCTCTTCTTGCATGAAAGAGTGGGCCGTTTTATGAATTCATGAGTAAAGAGCATCTTTAAACagttaagtattaaaaaataaaaataaataaaaattaaaaaaaaaaaaagacaaaaccagcTAAGTATGTGCCATGGTACCATCTAGGTACCAAACTGAGAAGGTTCAAAAGTATATTCATTGAAAAGCTTTGCCTGTGTCCTTCCAGAAGCTTTAGAGAAACTTTGTATAAACTCGTGTGAAAGGTCTAGCTTTCCCCAGCAAACACATCTCCGTCTATAACAATTGCATTTTTTATGCACAAGGACTGGATGAGTTGATTTATTGTATCACCTATTCTGACCCGTTTCACGGCACTGTTTTGTAAgcagttcatttttctcttttccttccagtgACGGGAGCATCTGGTGTGCCTGAGAACAACCCGCCGTGCACCGTGAACATCCCCATCGCACCCATCCACAGCTCCGCGCAGGCCATGTCCCCCACTCAGAGCATAGGCTTGGTGCAGTCCCTGCTTGCCAATCAGAATGTGCAGCTGGACGTCCTGACCAATCAGACCACGGCAGTGGGGACGTCTGAGCACGGAAGTGAGAGTGCCACCCAGTACCCAGTCTCCAACCGCTACTCCAACCCTGGACAGGTGATCTTCGGAGGTGTGGAGATGGGCCGCATCATCCCGAACCCTGCTCAGCTGTCCCTGCCGCCTCCAGCACAGGGAGCGATCCAGCTGTCGGTGGTGGACCATGGAGACCGAGACCATGACCACCTGCAGAAGTCCACCAAGGCCCTGCGGCCAGTGGCACAGCTGGCTGCCGAAGGGGACGCAGTTGTGTTCAGTGCCCCACAGGAGGTCCAGGTGGCGAAGATgaatcccccacctccctaccCGGGAAccatccctgctgcccccaccacggcggcgcccccgcccccgctgccgCCCCCGCAGCCCCCGGTGGACACGTGCCTGAAGAAGGGCGACTTCTCGCTGTACCCCACAGCGGCACATTACCAGACGCCCCTGGGCTATGAGAGGATCACCACCTTTGACAGCAGCGGCAACGTGGAGGAGGTGTGCCGGCCTCGGACGCGGATGCTCTGCTCACAGAACACCTACACCCTCCCCGGCCCGGGCAGTTCGGCCACCCTGAGGCTCACCGCCACCGAGAAGAAGGTCCCCCAGCCCTGCACCAGTGCGACCCTGAACCGCTTGACGGTCCCCCGCTACTCCATCCCCACGGGAGACCCACCCCCATACCCCGAAATAGCCGGCCCGCTGATGCCCGGCCGGGGCGCAGCCCAGAGGCCAGACAGTCTCATCCACGCCACGCTGCGCAGGAACAACCGCGAGGTGGCGCTCAAGGCGGCGCAGCTGGCTGAGCCCCCGCGGGCCCCGCCGCAGCACCCGCCCAAGCCCAAGGGCGCGGCGCAGTTCCCAGCGCGGCCCCCTCCGGCCCTGTACACCTGCAGCCAGTGCAGTGGCGGGGGCGCGGCGGGGCGGCCAGAGCCgggcgggggtgtggggggcgcGCAGCCAGGCTCCGGCCTGGCACACGCTGCCAGCACCTCCCCCCTGACCTCTCAGTCGTCCTACAGCCTCCTGAGTCCAACCGACGGCGCCCGCGACCGTGCGGACTACGTTAACTCGGCCTTCACCGAGGACGAGGCGCTGGCCCAGCACTGTCAGGTGGAGAAGCCCCTGAGGCACCCCGCGCTGACCGAAGCTGCTGTGGCCGTCAAACGGCCACCCCCTTACCAGTGGGACCCTGTGCTGGGGGAGGACATTTGGATTCCTCAGGAAAGGACAGCACAGACTGCAGTGCCCAACCCTCTGAAATTGCCCCCTCTTATAGTAGGTCAGAGCCAGCACCTGGATGTGTCCCGAGTGCCCTTTGTCTCCCCGAAGTCTCCCGCCAGTCCTACTGCCACTTTCCAAACAGGCTATGGGATGGGAATGCCATACCCAGGAAGCTATAACACACCCCCTTTGCCGGGagtgcagactccctgctccccaAAAGATGCCCTGGCCCCCACACCGTTTGCACCACAGGAGTCCGCCGTGGTTCTGCAGCCAGCTTACCCACCCAGCCTCTCCTACTGCACCCTGCCCCCCATGTATCCAGGAAGCAGCACCTGCTCGAGTTTACAGCTGCCACCTATCGCCTTGCACCCCTGGAATTCCTACAGCCCTTGCCCGCCTGTGCAAAACCCCCAGGGCACTCTGCCCCCCAAGGCACACCTGGTGGTAGAGAAGCCCCTGGTGTCACCACCGCCCACCGACCTCCAAAGCCACTTGGGTACTGAGGTGATGGTAGAGACCACAGACAACTTCCAAGAAGTCCTCTCCCTGACGGAAAGCCCAGTCCCCCAGCGGACAGAGAAATTCGGAAAGAAGAACCGGAAGCGCCTGGACAGCCGAGCAGAAGAAGGAAACGTTCAAGCCATCACGGAGGGCAAAGTGAAGAAGGAGGCACGGACTTTGAGTGACTTTAATTCCCTGATCTCCAGCCCCCgcctggggagagagaagaagaaagtgaagagtCAGAAAGACCAACTGAAGTCAAAGAAATTGAACAAGACAAATGAGTTCCAGGACAGCTCCGAGAGCGAGCCCGAGCTGTTCATCAGTGGGGACGAGCTGATGAACCAGAGCCAGGGAAGCAAGAAAGGCTGGAAGAGCAAGCGGAGCCTGAGGACGGCCAGCGAGCTGGAAGAGTTCAAGTGCCGGAAAGCCAGTGAGAAGGAGGATGGGCGGTTGGGCAGCCAGGGCTTCGTGTATGTCATGGCCAATAAGCAGCCTCTGTGGaatgaagccacccaggtgtaccaGCTGGACTTCGGGGGGCGGGTGACCCAGGAGTCGGCCAAGAACTTCCAGATCGAGCTGGAGGGGCGGCAGGTAAGAAAACATGTCCCGGGGCATGGCCAGAATCTCTCTGTCTGGTCTTGACTGGTTGGTGGTGGGGGTAGTGGAGGGAAGGGTAAAAAACTGGTGAAGGATATCCGCACTTTGGCCTGCGGGGAGCCCaatgagaaatggaaaaccaCTGCTGTCTCTTAAGTGGAGCAGATCGCGGTTGTCATTTACAGCGTGCCCGTTGCTCACTTCTATTTACTTATCATCAAAGCAATACGTACTGATTCTTCAAAGTCAGATGATTCTGCGAGATGCAGGAGGAAAACTAGcagacccctccctgcccagcccccggCCCACTCCCAATCCCTGCTCTCCCAGACATGTTCCTCCAGCTCTGTTTTTCCGGGTATTTGACAATATATTTGTAAAGAACGTCTTCCCACTTCTGTtgattgatttttcagtttttcacatcATGTATTGACTTCTTCCTGAAGAATAGGAGGGTTTATTTTCTTCACCCCCACTGCCATACATACACACGTGTGAACTCCCCCCTTTTCTTACTTTACGTAGTCATTGATTATCCCATTATGCcaatatatatgatttataactGAGCCACAAATTATGGCTtagttatatttccttttttattatatagtttttctttctctagataTAATAATTAGCCAGcgtttgtttgcttatttctttttaaagagtacatctttatttttttaaagattttatttatttatgggacagagatagagacagccagcgagagagggaacacaagcagggggagtgggagaggaagaagcaggctcatatcggaggagcctgatgtggggctcgatcccataacgccgggatcacgccctgagccgaaggcagacgcttaaccgccgtgccacccagacgcccctgtttgcttatttctgtgtatttatgaCTTCGTCATTCCCCGATTCTCTGGCATAATGTAAATCCCCTCCCGGTACATTACACACTGGGTGATTTGTCACTACTTCCTCCTACAACCTGAAATAGTAGCTCTAACCTTGCTGCGTAGCTGTCATCCTGGGAACACACCTCTTCACCATCCTGGGAATTCCCTTCACCTCGCATATTTAAGTCTCACTTTCATTAATTcactcacaaatatttattgagcacctgctatatgccTGGCAATCCTCTGAGCCAG
This genomic interval carries:
- the TULP4 gene encoding tubby-related protein 4 isoform X1, yielding MYAAVEHGPVLCSDSNILCLSWKGRVPKSEKEKPVCRRRYYEEGWLATGNGRGVVGVTFTSSHCRRDRNTPQRINFNLRGHNSEVVLVRWNEPYQKLATCDADGGIFVWIQYEGRWSVELVNDRGAQVSDFTWSHDGTQALISYRDGFVLVGSVSGQRHWSSEINLESQITCGIWTPDDQQVLFGTADGQVIVMDCHGRMLAHVLLHESDGILSMSWNYPAFLVEDSSESDTDSDDYSPPQDGPAAYPIPVQNIKPLLTVSFTSGDISLMNNYDDLSPTVIRSGLKEVVAQWCTQGDLLAVAGMERQTQLGDLPNGPLLKSAMVKFYNVRGEHIFTLDTLVQRPIVSICWGHRDSRLLMASGPALYVVRVEHRVSSLQLLCQQAIASALREDKDVSKLTLPPRLCSYLSTAFIPTIKPPIPDPNNMRDFVSYPSAGNERLHCTMKRTEDDPEVGGPCYTLYLEYLGGLVPILKGRRISKLRPEFVIMDPRTDSKSDEIYGNSLISAMLDSCNCSDSSDVELSDDWAAKKSPKISRASKSPKLPRINIEARKSPKLSRAAQEMSRSPRLPMRKPSIGSPSLTRREFPFEDITQHNYLAQVTSNIWGTKFKIVGLAAFLPTSLGAVIYKTSLLHLQPRQMTIYLPEVRKISMDYVNLPVFNPNVFSEDEDDLPVTGASGVPENNPPCTVNIPIAPIHSSAQAMSPTQSIGLVQSLLANQNVQLDVLTNQTTAVGTSEHGSESATQYPVSNRYSNPGQVIFGGVEMGRIIPNPAQLSLPPPAQGAIQLSVVDHGDRDHDHLQKSTKALRPVAQLAAEGDAVVFSAPQEVQVAKMNPPPPYPGTIPAAPTTAAPPPPLPPPQPPVDTCLKKGDFSLYPTAAHYQTPLGYERITTFDSSGNVEEVCRPRTRMLCSQNTYTLPGPGSSATLRLTATEKKVPQPCTSATLNRLTVPRYSIPTGDPPPYPEIAGPLMPGRGAAQRPDSLIHATLRRNNREVALKAAQLAEPPRAPPQHPPKPKGAAQFPARPPPALYTCSQCSGGGAAGRPEPGGGVGGAQPGSGLAHAASTSPLTSQSSYSLLSPTDGARDRADYVNSAFTEDEALAQHCQVEKPLRHPALTEAAVAVKRPPPYQWDPVLGEDIWIPQERTAQTAVPNPLKLPPLIVGQSQHLDVSRVPFVSPKSPASPTATFQTGYGMGMPYPGSYNTPPLPGVQTPCSPKDALAPTPFAPQESAVVLQPAYPPSLSYCTLPPMYPGSSTCSSLQLPPIALHPWNSYSPCPPVQNPQGTLPPKAHLVVEKPLVSPPPTDLQSHLGTEVMVETTDNFQEVLSLTESPVPQRTEKFGKKNRKRLDSRAEEGNVQAITEGKVKKEARTLSDFNSLISSPRLGREKKKVKSQKDQLKSKKLNKTNEFQDSSESEPELFISGDELMNQSQGSKKGWKSKRSLRTASELEEFKCRKASEKEDGRLGSQGFVYVMANKQPLWNEATQVYQLDFGGRVTQESAKNFQIELEGRQVMQFGRIDGNAYILDFQYPFSAVQAFAVALANVTQRLK